One window of Cucurbita pepo subsp. pepo cultivar mu-cu-16 chromosome LG19, ASM280686v2, whole genome shotgun sequence genomic DNA carries:
- the LOC111781777 gene encoding nuclear transcription factor Y subunit A-7-like isoform X1, translated as MTSSVHDYSDNGEADKLQKYSESQNHSSSVINGLNQPGITASNQYLTPLQVGAEHALAPPAYPYPDPYFRSIFSPYDAQPYPPQPYGGQPMVHLQLMGIQQAGVPLPTDAVEEPVFVNAKQYHGILRRRQSRAKAESENKALKSRKPYLHESRHLHALRRARGCGGRFLKSNKNENQQNEVASAHASNCKEIEVPIPASVVLVILHP; from the exons ATGACTTCTTCTGTCCACGATTATTCTG ATAATGGTGAGGCTGATAAGCTGCAAAAGTACTCTGAATCTCAGAATCATTCTTCATCAGTCATTAATGGACTAAATCAACCCGGCATCACAGCCTCAAATCAGTATTTAACACCTCTACAAGTTGGAGCAGAACATGCTTTG GCACCCCCTGCTTATCCATATCCAGATCCTTATTTTAGAAGCATCTTTTCTCCTTATGATGCTCAACCGTATCCTCCACAGCCCTATGGTGGGCAACCTATG GTCCATCTGCAGTTGATGGGAATTCAGCAAGCTGGTGTTCCTTTGCCAACAGATGCAGTTGAGGAGCCTGTTTTTGTGAATGCTAAGCAGTATCATGGCATTTTGCGACGTAGACAGTCCCGTGCAAAGGCTGAATCAGAAAATAAAGCTCTGAAGTCTAGGAAG CCATACTTGCATGAATCTCGACATTTGCATGCGTTGAGGAGAGCTAGGGGTTGTGGTGGACGGTttctcaaatcaaataaaaatgagaatcaaCAAAATGAAGTGGCGTCAG CGCATGCCAGCAATTGTAAGGAAATTGAAGTCCCAATACCAGCTTCAGTTGTGTTAGTAATACTTCATCCTTAG
- the LOC111781777 gene encoding nuclear transcription factor Y subunit A-7-like isoform X2, translated as MTSSVHDYSDNGEADKLQKYSESQNHSSSVINGLNQPGITASNQYLTPLQVGAEHALAPPAYPYPDPYFRSIFSPYDAQPYPPQPYGGQPMVHLQLMGIQQAGVPLPTDAVEEPVFVNAKQYHGILRRRQSRAKAESENKALKSRKPYLHESRHLHALRRARGCGGRFLKSNKNENQQNEVASGDKSHPNINLNSDRSDLASSEN; from the exons ATGACTTCTTCTGTCCACGATTATTCTG ATAATGGTGAGGCTGATAAGCTGCAAAAGTACTCTGAATCTCAGAATCATTCTTCATCAGTCATTAATGGACTAAATCAACCCGGCATCACAGCCTCAAATCAGTATTTAACACCTCTACAAGTTGGAGCAGAACATGCTTTG GCACCCCCTGCTTATCCATATCCAGATCCTTATTTTAGAAGCATCTTTTCTCCTTATGATGCTCAACCGTATCCTCCACAGCCCTATGGTGGGCAACCTATG GTCCATCTGCAGTTGATGGGAATTCAGCAAGCTGGTGTTCCTTTGCCAACAGATGCAGTTGAGGAGCCTGTTTTTGTGAATGCTAAGCAGTATCATGGCATTTTGCGACGTAGACAGTCCCGTGCAAAGGCTGAATCAGAAAATAAAGCTCTGAAGTCTAGGAAG CCATACTTGCATGAATCTCGACATTTGCATGCGTTGAGGAGAGCTAGGGGTTGTGGTGGACGGTttctcaaatcaaataaaaatgagaatcaaCAAAATGAAGTGGCGTCAGGTGATAAATCACATCCCAATATAAATCTTAATTCTGATAGAAGTGATCTAGCTTCTTCAGAGAACTGA